A genome region from Eremothecium cymbalariae DBVPG#7215 chromosome 4, complete sequence includes the following:
- the NCB2 gene encoding negative cofactor 2 transcription regulator complex subunit NCB2 (similar to Ashbya gossypii AFR397C 1-intron) encodes MGETEDITLPKATVQKIISEVLDSELTFSKEAREIIIDAGIEFIMILSGMASEMAESEAKKTIAPDHVIKALQELEFEEFIPYLEQILAQHKENQKIRERRDAKFKKSGLSEEELLQQQEELFRQSRSRFQQNSVSGTSGGEGSVGKSEHI; translated from the exons ATGGGTGAAACAGAGGATATCACTTTACCTAAGG CTACGGTTCAGAAGATTATATCTGAGGTTTTAGACTCGGAGTTGACGTTTAGTAAGGAGGCGAGGGAGATAATCATTGATGCGGGGATTGAGTTTATCATGATATTGTCGGGGATGGCGTCTGAGATGGCGGAGAGTGAGGCGAAGAAGACTATTGCACCGGACCATGTTATCAAGGCGTTACAGGAGCTTGAGTTTGAGGAGTTTATACCATATTTGGAGCAGATACTGGCGCAGCATAAGGAGAATCAGAAGATTCGAGAGAGGCGGGATGCCAAGTTTAAGAAGTCGGGGTTGTCTGAGGAGGAGTtgctgcagcagcaggaggagTTGTTTAGACAGTCTAGATCTAGGTTTCAGCAGAATAGTGTTTCGGGTACATCAGGTGGTGAGGGGTCGGTGGGGAAGTCAGAGCATATTtag
- the URH1 gene encoding trifunctional uridine nucleosidase/nicotinamide riboside hydrolase/nicotinic acid riboside hydrolase (similar to Ashbya gossypii AFR399W) — protein sequence MNRLDIPIWIDCDPGHDDAVAILLSTCNPLFRVLGISASYGNASSQDTINNALSLITALGKSHAIGVYQGCVKPWEVEAVYAPHIHGNSGLGGTELLPKPSVDVKSEYFLDAIEAAILKNKGEFSFVSLGPMTCIATLLRERPYLKPHIKYVVLMGGGLDIGNSNANKSAEFNIFCDPHAADFVLTDKTISSRCVLIPLNLTGQVTATEAVLNNILGDGKSNIRRMYYELLVYLSQCYRREWFTEHGAPIHDPVTLMPLLQFYHVLDPDIVKFKYERMKLGVVLEKNGDEGMLIRASDDDGTDQEGVIVGTAVCVDFFWQKIYDALDVATSTSTIE from the coding sequence ATGAATAGACTAGATATTCCCATATGGATAGATTGCGATCCTGGGCATGATGATGCAGTTGCAATTTTGCTCTCTACATGTAATCCGTTATTTCGTGTTTTAGGTATTTCTGCATCCTATGGGAACGCTTCCTCTCAAGATACAATTAATAATGCGTTATCGTTGATTACTGCACTGGGCAAAAGCCATGCCATCGGTGTATATCAAGGTTGTGTGAAACCGTGGGAGGTGGAGGCGGTATATGCGCCACATATTCATGGGAATAGCGGATTAGGTGGCACTGAGTTATTACCAAAACCAAGTGTTGATGTGAAGAGTGAATATTTCCTAGATGCAATCGAGGCGGCTATTCTGAAGAATAAGGGAGAATTCTCTTTTGTATCGTTGGGTCCAATGACTTGTATAGCCACGTTGCTAAGGGAGCGGCCATATTTGAAACCTCACATTAAATACGTAGTGCTTATGGGTGGCGGTTTAGATATTGGGAACAGTAATGCCAACAAGTCAGCagaattcaatatattttgcGACCCACATGCGGCAGATTTTGTGTTAACGGACAAGACAATCAGTTCCAGATGTGTTCTGATTCCCTTAAATCTGACAGGTCAGGTAACGGCCACAGAAGCGGTACTTAATAACATTCTGGGGGATGGTAAATCCAATATTAGAAGGATGTACTATGAGTTGCTCGTGTATTTGAGCCAATGCTACAGAAGAGAGTGGTTCACTGAACATGGCGCTCCGATACACGATCCAGTGACGCTAATGCCCTTATTACAATTTTACCATGTTTTAGATCCGGATATTGTAAAATTCAAGTATGAAAGAATGAAGTTAGGTGTcgttttggaaaaaaatGGTGACGAAGGCATGCTCATCAGGGCTTCAGACGATGATGGCACTGATCAAGAAGGTGTTATTGTGGGTACAGCTGTTTGTGTCGATTTTTTCTGGCAGAAAATATATGATGCATTAGATGTAGCTACGAGTACTTCTACTATTGAATAA
- the UTP5 gene encoding Utp5p (similar to Ashbya gossypii AFR398W), translating to MSSSALVLSKYSPLGDMMAAVTVELDRQRISVVRSSGESLGGGSAEEQFVYVDGAGRKGVVCTCVEWVDVGGVMLVAVGLNSGGLRLYSPAANRVVHELSTGDGYGIKDMSFCGGALWCVAGGDVVYKFSLEELKVVLKLKLEECQGLVRVCALGENTLLLASHLVFVVDAVERQVKMRFPGHVSSVTVLKQLDDAHFLSGAENDRFLNIYSLETRATKSVLVAESNVLSVSNSGADSVAVATEDGNVEVFSDPLVTTNTKRRNNVSRQCTKSIRMVRENDSRPIRLFDCNIRRDIVNIAWLERATVPYFDQLQWAGLQAVHTITKPRFAQNSGHDRNGKSGSDLSSARAYVEGNATVTSGDNFKHIQELANQLGKGSTDDDAFEEQSLQEKLLATTQPLGSLASKKNVAVGTLTVVLTQALESNDHSLLETVLNTQDEKVIQSTVIKLRPALAVVFLERLAERISRNTHRQGLLNVWCKWCLIVHGGYLVTVPKLISQLPSLHYTLKKRSELLPRLQLLEVKLDCCLNQLHAKRMMSDSYSKGNSGSEITWQEEGESEVEYNEELDDAGVVEDGEAEEDYSSSGEQEEGQDKSSKKPHQSYNEENFEDDEEMRIDEEEGHSDEEVK from the coding sequence ATGTCGAGCAGTGCACTGGTTCTTTCCAAGTACAGCCCTTTGGGGGATATGATGGCGGCGGTGACGGTGGAGCTGGACAGACAGCGGATCTCTGTGGTGCGCAGCAGTGGTGAGAGTTTGGGGGGAGGGTCCGCGGAGGAGCAGTTTGTGTATGTGGATGGGGCTGGGCGCAAGGGCGTTGTGTGTACGTGTGTTGAGTGGGTCGATGTTGGTGGGGTTATGTTGGTGGCGGTTGGATTGAACAGCGGGGGATTGAGGTTGTATTCGCCGGCGGCGAATCGGGTGGTGCATGAGCTGAGTACTGGTGATGGGTATGGAATCAAGGATATGAGTTTTTGCGGTGGGGCGCTGTGGTGTGTTGCTGGGGGTGATGTTGTGTACAAGTTTAGTCTGGAGGAGTTGAAGGTTGTTCTGAAGTTGAAGCTGGAAGAATGCCAGGGCTTGGTTAGGGTGTGTGCTTTGGGTGAAAATACGCTGCTGTTAGCGTCgcatttggtttttgttgttgatgctgTGGAGAGGCAGGTGAAGATGCGGTTTCCTGGGCATGTGTCGTCTGTTACTGTGTTGAAGCAGCTTGACGATGCGCACTTTTTGAGTGGAGCTGAGAACGATaggtttttgaatatctACAGTTTAGAGACCAGGGCCACCAAGAGTGTCCTCGTTGCGGAGTCGAATGTGCTGTCGGTGTCGAACTCAGGTGCGGATAGCGTTGCTGTTGCTACAGAAGATGGTAACGTTGAGGTGTTTTCCGATCCACTGGTTACTACGAATACTAAACGGCGTAACAATGTATCCAGGCAGTGCACAAAGAGTATCCGAATGGTGCGGGAGAATGATTCGAGACCCATCCGTCTATTCGATTGTAACATTAGAAGGGACATCGTCAATATTGCATGGCTGGAGCGCGCTACGGTGCCATACTTTGACCAGCTCCAGTGGGCCGGGTTGCAGGCAGTGCATACTATAACTAAACCACGTTTTGCACAGAATTCGGGCCACGATCGTAACGGCAAAAGTGGGAGTGATTTGTCCTCTGCCAGGGCTTATGTGGAGGGGAATGCTACCGTTACATCAGGAGACAACTTTAAGCATATCCAGGAGCTGGCAAACCAGTTGGGAAAGGGTAGCACAGACGACGATGCCTTTGAGGAACAGTCATTGCAAGAAAAGTTACTGGCAACGACCCAGCCGCTTGGCTCCCTGGCGTCCAAGAAAAACGTCGCCGTTGGGACTCTGACCGTTGTCCTAACCCAGGCATTGGAGTCGAACGACCATTCTTTACTAGAAACTGTTTTGAATACGCAGGATGAAAAGGTGATCCAATCGACAGTCATCAAGCTGAGACCCGCACTTGCTGTTGTATTTTTGGAGAGGCTAGCTGAAAGAATTTCGAGGAATACACATAGGCAGGGTTTATTGAACGTTTGGTGCAAATGGTGTTTGATAGTCCACGGTGGTTATTTGGTCACCGTACCAAAGTTGATCTCCCAGCTTCCATCACTCCACTACACTCTAAAGAAACGCTCTGAACTGCTTCCCAGACTACAGCTGCTCGAAGTGAAATTGGATTGCTGTCTAAATCAGTTGCATGCCAAGAGAATGATGTCGGACAGTTACTCTAAGGGCAACAGTGGATCCGAAATTACCTGGCAGGAAGAGGGCGAGAGTGAAGTTGAATACAACGAAGAGCTCGATGATGCAGgtgttgttgaagatggtgaagcagaagaagattataGCAGTTCTggagaacaagaagaaggacaAGACAAATCCAGTAAGAAGCCACATCAAAGTtacaatgaagaaaattTCGAGGACGATGAAGAAATGAGAAtagacgaagaagaaggtcaCAGTGACGAAGAAGTGAAATAA